The following proteins come from a genomic window of Pocillopora verrucosa isolate sample1 chromosome 6, ASM3666991v2, whole genome shotgun sequence:
- the LOC131776377 gene encoding aklaviketone reductase DauE isoform X2 — translation MKNWAVITGAGTGIGSALAKELSCHDLNVLAIGRRLQPLQETQSYSPDSIYPLAVDIATTDGQRKILDFIPEGDSVKYLVQNAAVGVPSRLQDIQREEFEYAFAVNVTAPLMLAKGFFTRLNYSKGRIIHLGTGVAKKPQLGTITYGITKMAFQRLYEQLAVELKGSHVQIADVLPGVVDTEGLWEHIKLAKEQQLPHVSYFDEVQKEGKMLSAEFAAKFLKFVLVDSSDEEFSKVWNIHNSEHWQRWQRN, via the coding sequence atgaaaaattgGGCAGTTATCACAGGTGCTGGGACTGGTATTGGTTCTGCTTTGGCCAAGGAATTGTCATGTCATGATTTGAACGTCCTTGCAATTGGCCGCAGACTTCAGCCATTACAAGAAACCCAAAGTTATTCTCCAGACAGCATTTATCCTCTTGCTGTTGATATAGCAACCACTGATGGCCAAAGAAAGATACTGGATTTTATACCAGAGGGTGACAGTGTAAAATATTTGGTCCAAAATGCTGCTGTGGGAGTCCCATCAAGACTACAGGATATTCAGCGCGAAGAGTTTGAGTATGCCTTTGCAGTAAATGTCACTGCACCACTCATGCTAGCCAAAGGATTTTTCACAAGATTGAACTACAGCAAGGGAAGGATAATTCACCTTGGAACAGGAGTTGCTAAAAAACCTCAGCTTGGAACAATTACCTATGGAATCACCAAGATGGCTTTTCAGAGGCTTTACGAGCAATTAGCTGTGGAATTGAAAGGGTCACATGTCCAAATTGCTGATGTTCTTCCAGGTGTTGTTGATACAGAAGGACTGTGGGAACATATTAAATTGGCTAAGGAACAACAACTGCCTCATGTATCCTATTTTGATGAGGTTCAAAAGGAAGGGAAGATGTTAAGTGCAGAATTTGCtgccaaatttttgaaatttgttcTGGTAGATTCATCAGACGAAGAATTCTCTAAGGTCTGGAACATTCACAATAGTGAACATTGGCAGCGATGGCAAAGAAATTAA
- the LOC131776377 gene encoding aklaviketone reductase DauE isoform X1: MVFSSDLQYVGNICLVHLFTLSGKKRMKNWAVITGAGTGIGSALAKELSCHDLNVLAIGRRLQPLQETQSYSPDSIYPLAVDIATTDGQRKILDFIPEGDSVKYLVQNAAVGVPSRLQDIQREEFEYAFAVNVTAPLMLAKGFFTRLNYSKGRIIHLGTGVAKKPQLGTITYGITKMAFQRLYEQLAVELKGSHVQIADVLPGVVDTEGLWEHIKLAKEQQLPHVSYFDEVQKEGKMLSAEFAAKFLKFVLVDSSDEEFSKVWNIHNSEHWQRWQRN; this comes from the coding sequence atGGTGTTCAGCTCTGATCTTCAGTATGTTGGTAACATTTGTCTTGTCCACTTGTTTACATTGTCCGGCaagaaaaggatgaaaaattgGGCAGTTATCACAGGTGCTGGGACTGGTATTGGTTCTGCTTTGGCCAAGGAATTGTCATGTCATGATTTGAACGTCCTTGCAATTGGCCGCAGACTTCAGCCATTACAAGAAACCCAAAGTTATTCTCCAGACAGCATTTATCCTCTTGCTGTTGATATAGCAACCACTGATGGCCAAAGAAAGATACTGGATTTTATACCAGAGGGTGACAGTGTAAAATATTTGGTCCAAAATGCTGCTGTGGGAGTCCCATCAAGACTACAGGATATTCAGCGCGAAGAGTTTGAGTATGCCTTTGCAGTAAATGTCACTGCACCACTCATGCTAGCCAAAGGATTTTTCACAAGATTGAACTACAGCAAGGGAAGGATAATTCACCTTGGAACAGGAGTTGCTAAAAAACCTCAGCTTGGAACAATTACCTATGGAATCACCAAGATGGCTTTTCAGAGGCTTTACGAGCAATTAGCTGTGGAATTGAAAGGGTCACATGTCCAAATTGCTGATGTTCTTCCAGGTGTTGTTGATACAGAAGGACTGTGGGAACATATTAAATTGGCTAAGGAACAACAACTGCCTCATGTATCCTATTTTGATGAGGTTCAAAAGGAAGGGAAGATGTTAAGTGCAGAATTTGCtgccaaatttttgaaatttgttcTGGTAGATTCATCAGACGAAGAATTCTCTAAGGTCTGGAACATTCACAATAGTGAACATTGGCAGCGATGGCAAAGAAATTAA